A window of Oncorhynchus kisutch isolate 150728-3 linkage group LG10, Okis_V2, whole genome shotgun sequence contains these coding sequences:
- the npm2a gene encoding nucleoplasmin-2a: MDRSRSPSVSDTVCVLWGCELNDTQRKAVFEIAEDLLEHQFFIRTMCLSAEASKEMHVVEVQDRVGECCKPVPIATLHPMCQPMVSFSGFELIPPVIFNLRSGQGPLFISGQHLTLVYEEEEEEKEEEKEGLLINTPT, from the exons ATGGATCGCTCCCGTTCACCCTCTGTTTCTGACACTGTCTGTGTGCTCTGGG GCTGTGAGCTGAATGACACCCAGAGAAAGGCAGTGTTTGAAATAGCGGAGGATTTGTTGGAGCATCAGTTCTTTATCCGAACG ATGTGTCTGAGTGCAGAGGCCAGTAAGGAGATGCATGTGGTGGAGGTACAGGACAGAGTTGGGGAATGCTGCAAGCCAGTGCCCATTGCCACACTTCACCCTATGTGCCAACCTATGGTCAGTTTCAGTGGGTTTGAGCTCATCCCACCTGTCATCTTCAACCTTCGCTCTGGGCAGGGCCCCCTCTTCATTTCTGGACAGCATTTGACAT TGGtctatgaggaggaggaggaggagaaggaggaggagaaggagggtcttCTAATCAACACCCCCACTTG A
- the LOC109897385 gene encoding butyrophilin subfamily 1 member A1 isoform X1 encodes MMQCFHFIVEPVKNITAKLKESRKRAKNEKREPLEENQLFIVELARDLNRVCQRSEVLENIWKLEDIWPTPLCRAFILEWASLLESKQKRPMQSDGWPEESEWRKQDLFSENEMENAKRTIINWTKDLRAQPEQSVWPGEAVAQVLEDLQAAWRSRNMPNLLTAMELLMWVLLTQGLDKEAIPQQWLIWKQRTQKIGAARYIPHSVWDWISNAAVEISLDLDTANPDLLISNDEKKMRCGFERKDVPNYHQRFDGWWCATGVEGFNSGRHYWEVEVGERDFRLGVAKESALRKGFKSLNTDTGYLTLRLERGTELKALTVPFTALPPGLIPRKVAVYLDYDQGQLSFYDVDSRSHIYTYNESFNEKLFPLFGTTEIIKDLVIKSPGSKAYCLCPSLCLWG; translated from the exons ATGATGCAGTGTTTCCACTTTATAGTCGAGCCGGTCAAGAACATCACAGCCAAGCTTAAG GAATCTCGCAAGAGGGCgaagaatgagaagagagagccaCTGGAAGAGAATCAGCTGTTTATAGTGGAGCTGGCTAGAGATCTCAATCGAGTGTGCCAG AGGTCTGAGGTGCTGGAGAACATCTGGAAACTAGAGGACATCTggcccactcctctttgcagggCCTTCATCCTGGAGTGGGCATCTCTGCTGGAGAGCAAG CAGAAGAGGCCCATGCAGTCAGATGGCTGGCCAGAGGAGAGCGAGTGGAGGAAGCAGGACCTGTTCAGTGAGAATGAAATGGAGAACGCTAAGAGGACCATCATCAACTGGACCAAGGACCTGAGAGCCCAACCTGAGCAAAGTGTGTGGCCTGGGGAGGCTGTGGCTCAAGTTCTGGAGGACCTCCAGGCTGCATGGAGGAGTCGCAACATGCCCAACCTCCTGACAGCCATGGAACTGCTCATGTGGGTCTTACTGACACAGGGCCTGGACAAG GAAGCCATCCCTCAACAGTGGCTCATATGGAAGCAGAGGACTCAGAAGATAGGTGCTGCCCGCTACATTCCTCACTCAG TATGGGACTGGATCTCTAATGCAGCAGTGGAGATATCCCTTGACCTGGACACAGCCAACCCTGACCTGCTGATCTCCAATGACGAGAAGAAGATGCGCTGCGGCTTCGAGAGAAAGGATGTGCCAAACTACCACCAGCGCTTCGATGGCTGGTGGTGCGCCACAGGGGTGGAGGGTTTCAACTCTGGCCGCCACTActgggaggtggaggtgggggagCGGGACTTTCGGCTGGGTGTGGCCAAGGAGTCAGCCCTGAGGAAGGGCTTCAAGTCCCTGAACACAGACACGGGCTACCTGACCCTGCGCCTGGAGAGGGGCACGGAGCTCAAGGCCCTGACTGTGCCCTTCACTGCCCTGCCGCCTGGTCTTATCCCCCGCAAGGTGGCCGTCTACCTGGACTACGACCAGGGCCAGCTGTCCTTCTACGACGTAGACAGCCGCTCCCACATCTACACCTACAATGAGAGCTTCAACGAGAAGCTGTTCCCTCTGTTCGGCACGACAGAGATCATTAAGGACCTGGTGATCAAGTCCCCTGGGAGCAAGGCCTATTgcctctgtccctccctgtgCCTATGGGGCTGA
- the LOC109897385 gene encoding butyrophilin subfamily 1 member A1 isoform X2: protein MMQCFHFIVEPVKNITAKLKESRKRAKNEKREPLEENQLFIVELARDLNRVCQRSEVLENIWKLEDIWPTPLCRAFILEWASLLESKKRPMQSDGWPEESEWRKQDLFSENEMENAKRTIINWTKDLRAQPEQSVWPGEAVAQVLEDLQAAWRSRNMPNLLTAMELLMWVLLTQGLDKEAIPQQWLIWKQRTQKIGAARYIPHSVWDWISNAAVEISLDLDTANPDLLISNDEKKMRCGFERKDVPNYHQRFDGWWCATGVEGFNSGRHYWEVEVGERDFRLGVAKESALRKGFKSLNTDTGYLTLRLERGTELKALTVPFTALPPGLIPRKVAVYLDYDQGQLSFYDVDSRSHIYTYNESFNEKLFPLFGTTEIIKDLVIKSPGSKAYCLCPSLCLWG, encoded by the exons ATGATGCAGTGTTTCCACTTTATAGTCGAGCCGGTCAAGAACATCACAGCCAAGCTTAAG GAATCTCGCAAGAGGGCgaagaatgagaagagagagccaCTGGAAGAGAATCAGCTGTTTATAGTGGAGCTGGCTAGAGATCTCAATCGAGTGTGCCAG AGGTCTGAGGTGCTGGAGAACATCTGGAAACTAGAGGACATCTggcccactcctctttgcagggCCTTCATCCTGGAGTGGGCATCTCTGCTGGAGAGCAAG AAGAGGCCCATGCAGTCAGATGGCTGGCCAGAGGAGAGCGAGTGGAGGAAGCAGGACCTGTTCAGTGAGAATGAAATGGAGAACGCTAAGAGGACCATCATCAACTGGACCAAGGACCTGAGAGCCCAACCTGAGCAAAGTGTGTGGCCTGGGGAGGCTGTGGCTCAAGTTCTGGAGGACCTCCAGGCTGCATGGAGGAGTCGCAACATGCCCAACCTCCTGACAGCCATGGAACTGCTCATGTGGGTCTTACTGACACAGGGCCTGGACAAG GAAGCCATCCCTCAACAGTGGCTCATATGGAAGCAGAGGACTCAGAAGATAGGTGCTGCCCGCTACATTCCTCACTCAG TATGGGACTGGATCTCTAATGCAGCAGTGGAGATATCCCTTGACCTGGACACAGCCAACCCTGACCTGCTGATCTCCAATGACGAGAAGAAGATGCGCTGCGGCTTCGAGAGAAAGGATGTGCCAAACTACCACCAGCGCTTCGATGGCTGGTGGTGCGCCACAGGGGTGGAGGGTTTCAACTCTGGCCGCCACTActgggaggtggaggtgggggagCGGGACTTTCGGCTGGGTGTGGCCAAGGAGTCAGCCCTGAGGAAGGGCTTCAAGTCCCTGAACACAGACACGGGCTACCTGACCCTGCGCCTGGAGAGGGGCACGGAGCTCAAGGCCCTGACTGTGCCCTTCACTGCCCTGCCGCCTGGTCTTATCCCCCGCAAGGTGGCCGTCTACCTGGACTACGACCAGGGCCAGCTGTCCTTCTACGACGTAGACAGCCGCTCCCACATCTACACCTACAATGAGAGCTTCAACGAGAAGCTGTTCCCTCTGTTCGGCACGACAGAGATCATTAAGGACCTGGTGATCAAGTCCCCTGGGAGCAAGGCCTATTgcctctgtccctccctgtgCCTATGGGGCTGA
- the LOC109893554 gene encoding uncharacterized protein LOC109893554 produces the protein MSTAATPTTPSQLTSDQLTVIVAAFSGLVFFVVIVVLLSIYRKEPHCCKDTHGDMDTPPQYYSSRQTLVGNPCLEQTHDIIHDNTHSQSGQLFLIGLPSSYRLPSLEAPLPRLPSYESVRKKDRQRQIHMMIADRFGLNGSMLTEPPPTYEESIRHSIEVPFDILGSVIDAPHPLNISPPHPGTDFTTQSEVTTQCPSTQDANSATLPV, from the exons ATGTCCACCGCTGCAACTCCAACCACCCCCTCTCAGTTAACATCGGATCAACTCACGGTCATTGTGGCAGCAT TTTCAGGTCTGGTGTTCTTTGTGGTGATCGTGGTGCTGCTGTCCATATACCGAAAAGAACCTCACTGCTGCAAGGACACCCATGGAGACATG GATACCCCTCCTCAGTACTACAGCAGCAGACAGACACTGGTGGGAAATCCCTGTCTGGAACAGACTCATGACATCATACAcgacaacacacactcacag TCAGGGCAGCTGTTCCTTATCGGCCTGCCCTCCAGCTACCGCCTGCCCTCCCTGGAGGCGCCCCTCCCCAGGCTGCCCTCCTACGAGAGTGTCAGGAAGAAGGACCGCCAGAGACAGATACACATGATGATCGCTGACCGTTTCGGCCTCaacggctccatgctgactgag CCCCCTCCAACGTATGAGGAGAGCATCCGCCACTCTATTGAAGTGCCCTTTGACATTCTGGGATCTGTAATAGACGCCCCTCATCCCCTGAACATTTCCCCTCCGCACCCTGGCACAGACTTTACCACTCAGTCAGAGGTAACCACTCAGTGCCCATCCACTCAGGATGCCAACAGTGCCACCCTACCAGTCTGA